GGTTCATCAAAAATTCATCCAAATATGAATGGACTGCAACTATTCAAATGCAAGTTTCTCTTTTTTGTTTCTTGTTGCACAAATTTTTGTTCAACCTCAAACTTTGCATGATAGTAGATGTTTGCGTGCTCTATCTTTTTATTTTTTGGATGAATTTTTGATGCACCGATATAGATGCTATTAAATTTAGTAACATGGTAACACCTGAAGAGGTGGTAACACTGAATCCGTTCTCGAGTAATACATTGTTAGGGTCTGTTTGTTATTGCTTCTTGTCTTAAAGTGATTCTACCTTTTAGAGGATATTTGCACACTATGGCAAGAGTCGGTGCCTCAAAGATGAAGTTAGCTTAACTGTCAAGAGCCGGAGCGCTGCTAAGCTCTACGTTTTCTTTCTAAAACCTCTATGTGGAGCTGTTTCATGATGAAGTTGATGGAGCGGAATTAAAATTCGTGGAGTGAAGTAGTTTCAAACAGACCGGGCTTGTTTGGTAGCTCCGGCTTCAGCTTCAATGGTGAAGCAGATTTTTCGATGGAGCTGAAGCTATTTTTCAAAACGTTTGGTAAAATGGTGGCAAATTAGGTAATTTTATGAAATTAGGTAATTTTATGGACAATTAATACTTGGGGGGAGAGAGGAGAAGCCAGTAAAGCCAATTTTTGCTCCTCTATTCTAGTGTAAGTTGTTTTGGATTTTGCAGGAGCTTCTTGTTGTGGAGCTGTTTTTTTTTCACCTGTTTGATAAGGCTTCATCAAGAATCATCGAAGAAGCCGGTAGAGAAGTTTTACCAAACACGATCTTAGTAGGACTTCGACTCTTTAGCCCCGTAGTATAGAAGAGCAAGGGAGGCACAAAGTACTTCGGAGTTCAGTCACAGCACTTACACTCTTACATATAAACGTAACATGAAACAACATTAAACAACATAACACACGGAATAAAGGTCACGGATTCGAGTCTTTCTCAGTAATACAAGGCACGCCGCAAATCTTCACACTTATTAAAGAAGAGGATGAGATCTAGTAGCAACAAGGAAACTCTCCTCACCCATGTTTGCTGGGCATGAACTCATCCACTTTGCGAACCAGCACCAAACGTAAGCGAGAACAAAATGATCGCACTCCAAGCCTTCTAATCAATTGTTAGAATCTAGAAATTAGCCTAGCTATTTTTATTAATCAACTGTTAGTGTGTGGGTAACCTGCTAGCGTTTTATAAGGGACCGGAATAAATGCATTTTCAGTAAAAAAACATGGATTATCAGGCCTCAACGTGGATGCATTTTCTTTGGGTGTGTTTGGTGTTTCTTGAGACACGATGCATTTTTTTTGGGAGTGAGGAGAGACACGATGCAGCTGGGCAACAGAGCGTGCAGGCAGCAAAAGTGGGCCGTACCGGGGCCTCGTGATCCACTTTCCCCAACGGAGCCCAAGTCCCCCATCCATTCTCACGCAGTCACGCGGAcaccccctctcctctcctcatCATCATCGCTCTCCCTCGCTAGCATCGCATTTCCCCAACCAGACCAAGCCTTACTCCCCGCTCCCACAACCCCATCCTCACCGTCACCGTCACCGGCGCCCTAGCCCTCCGCAACCCTAACCGCGCGCCGCCATGAAGGCCAAGGCTGGCACCGACACCTCGTAAGTTCGCCTACCTCCTGCCCTCCCTCTCCCCGTGCGCGATTCGTATGTGGCTTGCAGCGGGTAGCGACTGATTCCTGCGCGTCTCGGCGCGTGTGATTTGTTGCGTCGATGCAGGTTCAAGGCCACCGGCGCCAAGCGCAAGAAGGCCGGCGGTCCCAAGCGCGGGCTCACCCCCTTCTTCGCGTTTCTGTAAGCACTACCCTCCCTCCCTCGTCGTCGCGCGTTTCCAGATCTACGCACACCCTCTTTCAGAACTTTAGGGTTTTGTTGAATTTTATGCGTGATGGTGTTTGTAGGGCTGAGTTCAGGCCGCAGTACCTGGAGAAGCACCCTGAGCTCAAGGGCGTAAAGGAGGTGAGTTGCTTCTCCTAACCCTAATCGTGTAGCTCGTTGCTAGGGTTTCGCTCGGGTGGCTCATATGTGTCTGTGCTGGTTGGTGGCTTTGCTTACAGGTGTCCAAGGCGGCTGGCGAGAAGTGGCGCTCTATGACCGATGAGGTATACGAATGCCTGCAATGCTTATATAGTTTCTCACATTAGTTAAAATGTCTCTGTTCAGTAAAAGGAAAGACAAGTACTTCTCGTGCTAACTGTTTAACGTTTACTTGTGTAGGAGAAGGCGAAGTATGGTGGGGGCAAGAA
The sequence above is drawn from the Panicum hallii strain FIL2 chromosome 7, PHallii_v3.1, whole genome shotgun sequence genome and encodes:
- the LOC112901286 gene encoding DNA-binding protein MNB1B-like, which produces MKAKAGTDTSFKATGAKRKKAGGPKRGLTPFFAFLAEFRPQYLEKHPELKGVKEVSKAAGEKWRSMTDEEKAKYGGGKKQQEDKASKPANKKKESTSSKKAKTDGGEGEEADGSDKSKSEVEDDDEQDGNEDEDEE